In Tachysurus vachellii isolate PV-2020 chromosome 1, HZAU_Pvac_v1, whole genome shotgun sequence, a genomic segment contains:
- the capsla gene encoding calcyphosine-like a, protein MADTMEELRQHCLSRGAAGIKGLGRTFRIMDDDGSKSLNLEEFQKGLETYGLCIKKEKAKEIFTFVDKDKSGTIDFNEFIEKLRQPMSSVRKQVIKQAFQKLDRTGDGVVTVQDLEGVYNSKHHSKYKSGEWTEEQVFRSFLDSFDSPYDKDGKVTLDEFVDYYSGVSASVDSDDYFVTMMQNAWKL, encoded by the exons ATGGCTGATACAATGGAGGAGTTGAGACAACATTGTCTGAGTAGAGGAGCAGCTGGGATTAAAGGCTTGGGAAG AACCTTCCGCATCATGGATGATGATGGCAGTAAGTCTTTAAACCTGGAGGAGTTTCAGAAAGGTCTGGAGACCTATGGTTTGTGTATTAAAAAGGAAAAGGCCAAGGAGATCTTCACTTTTGTGGACAAAGATAAAAGCGGcaccattgacttcaatgaatTTATTGAGAAACTAAGG CAACCTATGTCCAGTGTCAGGAAGCAGGTGATCAAACAAGCCTTCCAGAAGCTGGACCGTACCGGTGATGGAGTGGTAACTGTGCAAGATTTAGAGGGAGTCTACAACAGCAAACATCACTCCAAGTACAAGAGTGGGGAGTGGACTGAGGAACAAGTGTTCCGCTCTTTTCTGGACAGTTTCGACTCACCATATGATAAAGACGGAAAG GTCACTTTGGACGAGTTTGTGGATTACTACAGCGGTGTCAGTGCCTCCGTTGACAGCGACGATTACTTTGTCACCATGATGCAGAATGCATGGAAGTTGTAA
- the LOC132862534 gene encoding neurturin — MKLWKKAIFAFILLSAALSLLLFITMKPAGPIIPWASAVSVHPSTITITPSPPLSSSSSPMLASHQRAPRASEDTNSLLSEFSYLFQSFTEGELQRVIRSLVDRKVGRRTKRAKSTETCSLHQVVLTVSELGLGYESDETVRFRYCRGKCTRRLSNYDMVLKNVILTKASEKDITTKGSTAKKERPPYSRCCRPTKYENMSFFDNKAKFFTIHDVSARKCGCV, encoded by the exons ATGAAGTTATGGAAAAAGGCCATTTTTGCCTTTATACTCCTTAGTGCTGCTCTCTCACTTCTGCTCTTCATAACAATGAAACCCGCTGGGCCCATCATCCCCTGGGCTTCAGCCGTGTCTGTACATCCTTCAACAATAACCATCACACCATCTCCACCattatcatcttcatcttcacccATGTTGGCCAGCCATCAGCGGGCACCCAGAGCATCCGAGGACACGAATTCTCTCCTATCTGAGT tTTCGTACCTGTTTCAGAGCTTCACTGAGGGTGAGTTGCAGAGGGTCATCAGGTCACTAGTGGACAGAAAAGTTGGGAGAAGGACCAAGCGTGCGAAAAGCACAGAGACATGCTCATTGCACCAGGTGGTGCTAACAGTGAGTGAGCTGGGCCTGGGCTATGAAAGTGACGAGACGGTGCGCTTTCGTTACTGCAGAGGGAAGTGCACCAGACGCCTCAGCAACTATGACATGGTGCTGAAAAACGTCATACTGACCAAGGCATCTGAGAAAGACATAACCACTAAGGGAAGCACTGCTAAGAAAGAGCGACCACCATACAGCCGCTGCTGCCGGCCCACCAAATACGAGAACATGTCATTCTTTGACAATAAGGCAAAATTCTTCACAATTCACGACGTGTCAGCCAGaaagtgtggctgtgtgtga